Part of the Terriglobales bacterium genome, AACGATGCAGCGCCTCTTCGAGGCCAACGTCCAGATGCACCACGGAGGCGGAATTGTCGCGGAGAATCTGCCGGATCGTTTCCTGCACGAAGGCGCCGCCACCCAGAGCGATGACGGCCGGCTCGTCTTCGAGCGTTTGCAGCAGTTCGCGAAGCGATTGCGCTTCCAGCTTGCGGTAGGCCGGTTCTCCCTGCTCCGCAAACAGCGCCGGAACGGTGCGACCGGTCCGGCCCTCGATGAGCGCGTCGAGGTCGTAAAAAGGCCAGTTCAGGACCTTTGCCAGTTCTCTCCCGACCGTCGTCTTGCCGGCTCCCATGAAGCCGACAAGAATGACCAGCTCCGATTCGCCTGCCATATCAGAGGCTCCGTCCGCCGCAGCCGACGCGCCCCCTCGCACTCTTCTGCAATGCGCTGAATCACACGCTCACTGCTTCTTGTCGCGGATTCTAACACCGATAGTTCATGCCGAATACGCTCGCAGGGGTATCTGCGAAGGTGCACCTTCGTAATGGGTGAACTGCGCGCGCACAGCTGCAGAATAGAGTCAGAGTAGTAATCGTCCGCCGATAGAAACGAGCAGATAATCGGAGGCGTTGTGTCGCGCGATCAGATGCTTTTGTGGGTCGGAGCGCTGGTAGTTTTCGGCGCAATATTCTTCGTGCGCAAGGAATATCAGCTATCCACGGCGACGCAAGCGGCCCCTGCTCAAGAAGCGCAGAGTAGTGTTCCGGATCCGGAACCGGTCTCTGCGTCATCGGATGCTGCCGTGCTTTTCGATCAACCCGCAACGGAACAGGAGAGTCGCGATGGATCTCCCGAGCATGCCGACATCATCGCGCATGCGAAGAACGCGCCGGTCTCGATGCTGGATTCCTCTCTGCCCCACCAATCAGCTGATTACTGGATCGCGCACGCTGCCGGGCCATCGGCCGGCCTGCGTTGGGAGGTGAATAACTGTCCCGGCGCTCGCAAGCAGGTACACTCGCGGCCTGTCTGCGTCGAGGCAATGATCAAGTTCTTCGATGGGACAAAATTCAATGCCCAACTGCTCGTCGGTGAGCAGCCGTTGAATCCTGTCGGCCCGGTTCGCTACGGACAGCCCTCGCTCCTCTGGGCCGCATATAAGAAAGTTCGCGGGGCTCTCGTGCCCGCTCCGTTGAGTCTGCTGCCGCAAATCGCGCAAGAAGCCGATTAGGATTCGCTTATTGCTGCCACGCTCGCTGAAAGGCTTCTGCCCTTTCACGTACGCTCATCACGTGGCGCGGTAAATTCAGGTGGCTGCCCGTCTCGATAAGAGGAATCACGCGGTCGAAGTCCGGCCCGGAATGCGAGCCCGTGAGCACGATGCGAATGGGGTGAAATAGCTCTTTGCCTTTCGCGCCGGTCCCTTCTTTAATCCGATTAATGAGTGCTTTGAAACTCTCAGCACTGAAGCCATTACTGCTTGCATGCACTTCGGCTTGGAACGCTGAAACCACCTTGCGACCAACATCGGATGTCAGCAGCGGCTGATTATCTTCAGCTGACACAGCATGGCTGGCGTCATACTCAAACAAAAGCTTGGCTTTGTCGGTAAGTTGATCGAGACGATCCACATATGGGACGAGTAGCGCAATCACTTTCTCGATCCACTCGCGCAACTCAGCGCTGGGCTCCTCCGGCACAAGTCCCGATTTGGAAAAGTACGGTAACGATAAAGCCACGATGCGCTGTGCGTCGGCCGCTTTGATGTAATGGCGGTTCAACCAATAAAGCTTCTCGAAGTCAAACACCGCGGGAGAAGGCGTCACACGCTCCAGCGAGAACTCTTTGATCAATTCCCTGGGCGTAAACGTTTCGCGCGTGCCTCCAGTCGGAGCCCATCCGAGCAGAGCCAGGTAGTTCACCAGCGCTTCCGGCAGGATTCCCATCTCGCGGAATTGCGAAATCGAGGTTGCGCCATGCCGCTTTGAAAGACGCTCGCGGTCGGGACCGAGTATCGTGGAAAGGTGCGCAAATTCCGGAACTGGGAATCCCAGCGCTTCATAGAGCGCCACCTGCTTGGGAGTGTTCGACAGGTGGTCATCGCCGCGGATCACATGCGTGATCTTCATTTCGGCGTCGTCTACCACCACGACGTAGTTGTAAACCGGCACACCCGACGAACGCACGATAATGGGATCGCTCACCGATTCATTGTCGAAAGTTACGTCGCCGCGAACGATGTCGTGAAAATGGATCGGGTGCTCTGGAATCTTCAGGCGAATGGCCGCAGGCTCGCCACTCTCGCGGCGGCGCTTCGCTTCTACCGGATCGCAGTGCCGGCACTTTCCTGAGTACACCTGGGGGAGGTGCTTCTCGGCGGCTTCGCGACGCTCGCGCTCAAGTTCCTCAGCCGTGCAGAAGCAGAGATAAGCTTTGCCTTCTTCGAGCAATCGCTCAGCATAGCGCTGGTAAATGTCCATTCGATCGCTCTGCCGATATGGCCCAAAGTGGCCGCCGACGTCAGGTCCTTCGTCCCAGTCGATACCCAGCCAGCGCAGATCATCCAGGAGCTGAGCTTCAAAACGGGCTTCGCTGCGTTCTACATCCGTGTCTTCGATTCGCAGAACGTGAACGCCCTTTTTCTGTCGTGCAAACAGCCAATTAAAGAGCGCCGTGCGCGCATTGCCGACGTGCAACAAACCGGTCGGTGAAGGCGCAAATCGAACGCGAACTTTGCCGGAAGAGGCCACCAATCGATGTTAGCAAACGGCAGTTAGAACTGCGTCCGATGCCACGTTAGCAAAACTCGGACGACTCAAGCCGCGAAGCCCGCAAGCGGCTGCCTTTGGCAGCGCCTTTTTGTGCAGGGGCTTTTTGCTTGTGGTTAGAGTTGGAATGTTTGAGGCCGAACTCGCGGCGTTCCTTGGGCGTCATTTCACGGCTGTGCGTGAGCCGAAACACCGTCTCGATGGCCCTGTTCAGACGCGCATCGCGCTCCTGGCCGGAGCCATCCACCGCAGGCGTAAGTGCACTTCCATCGACTTTTTTCTTCTTCACTGATCGGCGATGCCCAGAAACTCACGGTCCTCCGGTGTCATCTCGGCCCCGTGCGTTTCGCGAAAGACAATCTTCATCGTTTCAACCAGCGCCGGGGGAAGCGGAGCAGCCTGGTGTTCTAACGTGCCATTGCACTCGGCAGGCAGGGAAATAAGGGTCTCTTCAGCATTCATACGGGTCAGAATGCCGCTAATCGCAGCTCTAGTTTGGATGGTTTACGGTATAGAACGGTTGGTCATTAATCCTGACCTGCTGGTCGAGCTCTGCGGATACGCACTCTGCCGAGGATTGGCCGTTCGCAGCTGCTCGCCGAGAACTACCTCACGAACACTCCGGTAGCTGCGACGACAATGCCCAGCACCCCGATCGCAGTACCGATATGCCAAAACGGCCGGCGCCGCGTGAGGAGAGTAATGGAAGTGATCACCAGGGCGACTTCAAGGAGAGCTTCACCGAAGTCGAAACGATTGGCTTTGCGCTCATCGCCGCGAACCTCCTGCTCAAGCTGCTCGGCCTCACTGCGAAGCTCTTTGCGTCGATCTTCGTACTGCTGGCTCTGGTGAAGAAAGCTGTCGTGCATCTTCTGTGCTGCGGCCGGATCTTTCGGCGGAGTGATCTCAATGAACTCGCCAAACACCTCGTAAGTATGTCTGCGTGTGTTCACCGCCTGATATTCGGCCCAGGTGTCAGTAGCCCTGATTTGCGCGACGACTTCCTCGGTATGAGCGCGATGACCGAGCAAGGTCACGACCGCGACGAGGACCGCGAGCACGCTCATGCTGAAGCTCACCGGCAGCAGCGACCGGTCATGCTGCGCGTGCTCGGCATGCTCGTGCAGCTCCTGCACGTCATCCTGGCTGATGCTGTCGTCGTACACGGTTTAGGGGATTGTACGGGAAGAATTGCTGCAACTTACATCGAAAGGCGTGGCACTTGAGACTTCGCGCATTCGCCGCATAAAAAACGGAATGGGAAAGCACTGCGGTACCACTTACTTCCAGATTGAAGAGAAGTCCCGCCAACGGCGGGACGCGCGAGAGTAGCCCACCATGCAGCGAAGCGAAATGGTGGGTCAGAGAAAAAGCACGCTATCGAGTCCGGCCTTCAGCCGGACGATTGAGAATCTCGCGTTTTCCGGATGGGAACGATTGAATAACCCAAACTCTCATTCGTCCGGCTAGAAGCCGGACTCCAAACTGTAATGACCGTCATCCCACCATTCCGCTTCGCTGCATGGTGGGCTACCTTCGTTCGTCCCGCACAAAACGCGGGACTCGGGGTAGCGGATATGCGCCGCCGATGCAACAGATGAAGGACATTGCCCTTCTCAGTCTTCACCTAAGAATAAAAATGTTCTGGCTATTCCAGGCGTCCAAGTCTGAGTTCGGGAGCGGTTCGAAAAATTTCCGAGAAACTTTGAATTTTCCACGTAGGATGTCGAGCTTACGACGCGTAGGCTTGCGTTTTATGGGCAAGACGCGCGCGACAACCTGTGTGCGTCTCGCGAGAAATACCTCTTCGCCCTGCTCGGCCAACTTAATTAGCTTCGCAAGATGAGTCTTCGCCTGACTGATGTTGAATACCAGCACGACATGAACCTGCTCGAAAACGTCAGCCTACCAGAAATCGTGGGCAGATCAGGCGAAGACTCCAACCTAACTCCCGCTGCTCACAAACGTTGCCGCTCCTGACATCTGATTCTTGATGCTCGGTTTGCCTACTGCTTTCACGTACACCTTGTAGCTGCCGGCAGTGAAGTGATAGCCCGATAGATCCAGCGTGTGCGTGCCTGCCGGGACATCGGAGAGCGGCATCAGGTTCTCGCCATCGACTGAGATGTACGGCGTGTAATGGTCGATCGTATTCTCCTGCCCGGGCCCGCTGAGAGTCCAGGAAAGTTGGGTTCCCGAAACTGATGCTGAGACATTGATGCAGTTGTCGATGCCAGTTTCGATCTCGGTGGCTTCCTCATAGTCGTTCCAGGTAACAAGCTGCAGCGATTCGAGCTGCGAATTCGCCGAGTAGTATTTCCCGATTTCGGAAAACGTGTTGAGCCAGGTTTGCCCGCAGTTTTGATTCACGATTCTGTTGGAGCCCCAGCTCGCCAGGGAGTCATTGAACCCTTTCCAGGTTGCGCCGAACGTATGGATTTGCGGGTGGCTGAGACCGGTTGAATAGAAGTCGTCGAGATACGACTGACTCCAGTCGTTGGCGTCGCCGGAAATCATGACCCAGGAGAAGCCGCCGCCCGCTTGCGGATGGGTGAAAGCGCCTGCGTTCTGGAAGATGAATAGCGGATTGCCCGGTACGGAAGATGCAATGCGGTTCCAGTCGAGCATCCCGAAACGCTCAGGATCGAAGAAGAAAACCGCTGGCCGTCCGGCGATGGTCATGTATGCCGGCGAGGTCTCGAAATTGTTGTAAGCATATGTGAGATCGCTGATCATCTGTCCAGTAACATCGCAGCCGGGAGTTTTCCCGCATTGGTCCAACGCTCCTGCATCTTCCATCATCGCAAAGACAAACGCGCCGTTCCGGCTTTCTGCCTCAGCCTTCAGCGTGAACGCCGTCGCATTCGGCATGGAATTATTGGGACCGTACCAGTCCTCAATGAAGCCAGAGATTCCACGGCTCAGTGCGTCAGAAACTTGACGCTTCACCTGATTGGGATCGCTCGATGTATAGCCCACATCCATGTGGCCGCCATCTCCGAACCAGGGCATGAAGTGGGCGTAAATTTTCGTTGTTGCTCCCGGATACAGCAGAGTACGCGTGTCGACTTTGCTGACGTTCGCCCCCCCTTCATTCCCGTTGGACTGAACACCGAATGATGCTGCCACGCTGGTATTCGCTCCAGTTTCCGCGGTCAGAGTCGTGGTGGTCACGACCGGAGTCGGTGTTGGGGACGGGGTAGGCGTCGGCGTTGGAGTCGGCGTAGGCGTCGGACTCGGAGTTGGCGTCGGCGTCGTTGGCGTGCTTGTGCCTGAAGTTGATCCGCTGGCGGAGGTCGTCGTAGTGCCTGACGAAGCCAGCTGATTAGGAGCTGCGCCGCCGCAGCCGGTTACGAGCGCCAATCCGAGCAGAGCGCATACGAGGGTGCCGAACCGTGAAGTCTGAACCAAAATCTCGCCTCCAAGGAAAAGGCGAGAGTAGCGGGCCAGTTCACCACACTCACTCGAACAGAAGGTCTAAATTGCGTAACAACTGACTCGTAGAATCGGACTAAGGTACCTAAGGTGAAAGTGGCCTTAACTCGTGTGGAATCAAGAAGCAGAGTAGCTGGTTGTACTTAGGATTTGGTGCCTTAATCCGCAATCGTCCGCGGGCAAAATGGGTCATTTCATCCTGCATAAGAGCAGGCTCGGGCCGCTCCTTCTATAATTCTCGGTTCTTCAAACCAGATCGAATGAAACCATTGGAAGGTCGTGTAGCACTGGTAACGGGAGCCTCACAGGGGATTGGACGCGCATGCGCTCTGCGTCTAGCTGCGCAGGGAGCGAGGGTCGCACTGGCGGCGCGCAATGCCGACAAGCTCCAGCAAGTGGAAGCCGAGATCGCCGCTGCCGGCGGCGAAGCGGGCAGCTTCACCATGGACGTCGCCCAGGAAGAGCAAATCAAATCTGCCACGAAAGCGGCGCTCGAGCGCTTTGGAAAAATCGACATTCTCGTCAACAACGCCGGCATCACCCGCGATCAACTCGTGATGCGCATGAAGCGCGCCGACTGGGAAGCGGTGCTCGACACCAATCTCACTGGTCCGTATCTGTGCATTCAGGCGGTGATCGGCTCGATGCTCAAGCAACGCTGGGGACGGATCATCAACATCACCAGCATCTTCGGACAGATGGGCCAGACCGGGCAGGCGAACTACTCGGCGTCAAAGGCCGGACTGATCGGGCTCACGATGTCGGTAGCTCGAGAGGTCGCATCGCGAAACATAACCGTAAATGCTGTCGCGCCCGGATGGATCCAAACCGCCATGACCGAGGTTCTGAGCCAGGAGCTGCGCGACACGATGTCGAAGACAATTCCACTTGGACGCGCCGGCACGGACCAGGAAGTAGCGCACGCAGTCTGCTTCCTCGCCTCTCCCGATTCGGGATACATCACCGGCCACGTCCTCAACGTAAACGGCGGAATGCTGATGGGGTAGCTTCAGAAGTGTCGAGAGTCTGGACCATTGTTGTGTGCCGCAAGCCAGATGAGCAGGTGTTGTTATGAGTGCTGCTGCCGAAACCCTTCATCGGCCGCGAGTTGCGATTGTGCCGGCGGATAATCCTGTTCGCATCGATGCAATCCGCGAACTCTTCCAGGAGTACGCCGAATCGCTCAGCTTCAATTTGTGCTTTCAAAGCTTCGAACAGGAGCTGGCTGCTTTGCCCGGCGAGTACGCGCCTTGGTCGGGAATGCTGCTGCTGGCGCAGGTCAACGACGAGCCCGCAGGATGCGTCGCATTACGCAGGTTGGGCGCGAACTCTGCATCGGAAGACGATGAGATTCTCGCGGAGCTGGATATCTGCGAAATGAAGCGACTGTACGTGCGTCCGCAGTTTCGCGGTATCGGAGTCGGCCGGGAACTCGTAGATGCCATCCTCAAGTGCGCCGCTGCGATCGGGTACCGTCGGATGCGCCTCGATACTGTTCCGGCTGAGATGGGAACTGCGGTAGAGATGTATTTGCGGTTGGGATTCGTTGAGATCGCGCCCTATCGCGAAAATCCTGTTCCCGGAGCGAAATACCTGGAACTTGACGTTCGCGCCTGGCAGGCTACTCGGCAAAACGCGCGACAAACTTAGCCGTGTGCCAAACTGTCGTAACCAGCGGACGTTTACCTTTCTGTCAAAAATTCTGCTTGCAGAAAGGTTCTACTCTGGTTACTATCTGCTCGCACCCCAGAACGCTGCCCGAGAGAAAATCCACAATGAACATTGGTGAGACGATCCGCAATTATCGCCTGCAGAAGGGCATGTCGCAGGGCGATATCGAAAAACGTACTGGGTTGCTGCGCTGCTATCTGTCGCGCGTAGAGAACGGCCACACCATCCCCTCGCTCGACACGCTCGCCAAAATCGCTTCCGCCATGGACGTCCCGCTGGCGCACTTCTTCGCCGATCGCCACCATGCGCCCTCCAAAAACGGCAAAGATCTTCCGCAGTGGACGGAAGACGAAGTAAAGTTCCTCGCCCAGTTCCGCCGCTACTCCGGCAACCTGAACGACAGCGATCGTAAGCTGGTGTTGGCGATGGTCAAGAAGTTAGCGACCGGGGCGGGAAGGTAAACACACCCAATAGGCAATAGGCAGCAGGCGATAAGCAATAGGCTCATGTCTCGCCTACCCGTAATGGTTTTGCCTTTTGCCTATCGCTTATTGCCTATCGCCTCTTGCTTTTTCACGGCAGATAGAAATCCACGCCGTTCTCTTCGTTCTCATGGCGCGTGGCATTCAGATCGAGTGACGCCAGCGGGATTCTCTTAATCACAGGACTCCTGGTCAAATCGAGCAGGTCGGTGCCGACAATTGCGTAGTTGCGAAGCTCGGTTTTGTGGCCGTCTCGATAAACCAGGGTGGTCGGCGGTCCGGCATCTTCGGGCTGCGGAGCAGGCGCCGACTTCGGCTGCACGGCCTCTTCGTGCGCCGGTTCACGCTCCTCGAACGAATGCTCTCCATAGCGCGAGCTGTCATCGGAGTGCGTCGTCTCGTCCTTGATTATGATGACTTGCGGCTGGACCGTCTCGCTGGCGGGCTGAGGTTCCTCATACGCTGAATAGTCATAGACATACGGATACGCGTAATAAGGAACGACAACGACTGGCACAGGCCGGCGATGATGAAACGAGTCTATCGCCCGTCGGTTTCCGAATGAGACGCTGCCTCGAAAGCCGAAAGACGCCCGCGGATCCGTGACGCTTCCGGGTATGCCTCGCAGCGTTCCATCGGCTCGAGGAGAAGTTACCGATGCAGGAATGCCGCGCAGCTCTGGACCTGACATCCGCGGACCTGACATCCGCTGAGCGTTCAACGGAGCTGTTGAAAACGCGAGCGAGAGCGTAAGCACTGCAAGTCCTGCGCGCATGGCTACTATTTTAGACGTTTGTAGTGTCGGCGAGTTGCGCATTATTTGGTCCCAACATAGCAACGGAACGGGCGGCGGTAGCCGCTGGGCGGTGCTGGGCGGCCAAGTCCTGCGCCGGTCAACGGTTCGCTCGGTCTGAAGACGCAGCTAGGGGCCCGACAAATGATGTACCTTAGCGTGCAGGTTTTGAAGCCATGAATCCACCCCATGTAGCCGAGAGAGTGCTTCAGCGATCCCCTTCGTCCGCTTTGGGTCCATTGAACAAGGGCATCGGCCTGCTGGAGCATGAACTAGCACTCGACGACGTTCCCAAATTGGGATGGAACCTGCTCAAGGAAGATCTCAGCCTTCCTGCCGCGGTCATCTCCGCAGAGAAACTCGATCACAATCTGAAATGGATGCAGGCATTCGCCTCCGCCTACGGCGCAAAGCTCGCGCCTCACGGCAAAACGACTATGGCGCCTAGGCTCTTCCAGCGGCAAATCGATGCGGGAGCATGGGGCATCACCTTGGCGACGGCTCACCAGTCGCGCGTCGCCTATGAGCACGGAATTCGCCGCGTGCTGATGGCGAATCAGCTCGTAGGCAAGCAAAACATGGCCACCGTCGCGCAGATGCTGGAAGACGCTGATTTCGAGTTCTATTGCCTGATCGACTCTGCCGAGAACACCAATCAACTTGGCACGTTCTTTCGCGAGCGAGGCCTCAGGCTAAACGTGCTGGTCGAGTTAGGCGTCGAGGGCGGCCGTACTGGAGTTCGGAATCGGGAACAACTCGATTCCGTGCTCGAAGCGCTGTCGCATTGGCCAAAGACGTTGAGTCTGAGTGGCCTGGAGATTTACGAAGGCATTCTCAGCGACGAGCGCGCAATCCGCAGCTACCTGCACCGGGCGCTCGATACCGCTCGCGAGCTGGTGAGCGCCAAGCGCTTCCACCGAGAACCAGTGATTCTCTCAGGCGCGGGCTCGGCATGGTATGACGTTGTCGCCGATGTATTCGGCGGCGCCGACGTCGGAACAGCAACCGAGGTGGTTCTTCGTCCCGGCTGTTACCTTACGCACGATGTAGGCGCTTATCGCACTGCACAGACACGAATTCTGACTCAGAATTCGGTAGCCCAGCAAATGCAGCCCGCTCTCGATCCCGCGCTGCAGGTTTGGGCCTACGTGCAGTCAATTCCAGAACGGGACCGAGTGATCATCGGCATGGGTAAGCGTGACGTCGCCTTCGACGCCGGACTGCCGATACCCGCGCTTCGTTACCATCCAGGATGGTCGGAGCCAGTCACACCTCCTGCCGATTGGAAGCTGACGCGCATCATGGATCAGCACGCGTTTCTACAGGTCGAAGAAGGCGCCGATATTCACGTCGGCGACATGATTGCCTTCGATATCTCGCATCCATGTCTTACGTTCGATAAATGGCGCTATCTTTGCATTGTCGACAGTTCCTATCACGTGGTCGATATTGTGGAGACGTTCTTTTAAGGAGCGCTTGGCGACTTCGAGCATATCGATGGTGAGAACGGACTTACTTCGGTTCAATGGCGCCATCGAACGGGATCCCGACATTGATGCGTGGATGAAAGCGCACGCCGGCGATTTGGGAGCCATTGCACGCCAGTGGTTTGAGGTGATGCGAAAATGCGGAGACGAGGTCCGGGAGCTCCTGCATGATGGCTGCCCAGTCGCATGCCTGGGGGATGCGCCCTTCGGCTATGTCAATGTATTCACTTCCCACGTAAACGTCGGATTCTTTCATGGCGCGTCTCTCCCCGATCCGACTCGCTTGTTGGAGGGTAGCGGAAGGTTCATGCGCCACGTGAAGCTAAAACCCGGAACTGCCACAGACATCGCCGCACTACGCAGGCTGATCCGTGTCGCGTACTCAGACATAAAAGCACGCGTGGAGAATGGCTAGTTTAGAGAAGGCTCTGCGCCAAATACAGAGCACGTGAAAAGCTTCGGCGTTCTAACGGCCTGCAATCGCGGCACGATTCACCGGCGCGGCATTCATATCCTCAAAC contains:
- a CDS encoding amino acid deaminase, producing the protein MNPPHVAERVLQRSPSSALGPLNKGIGLLEHELALDDVPKLGWNLLKEDLSLPAAVISAEKLDHNLKWMQAFASAYGAKLAPHGKTTMAPRLFQRQIDAGAWGITLATAHQSRVAYEHGIRRVLMANQLVGKQNMATVAQMLEDADFEFYCLIDSAENTNQLGTFFRERGLRLNVLVELGVEGGRTGVRNREQLDSVLEALSHWPKTLSLSGLEIYEGILSDERAIRSYLHRALDTARELVSAKRFHREPVILSGAGSAWYDVVADVFGGADVGTATEVVLRPGCYLTHDVGAYRTAQTRILTQNSVAQQMQPALDPALQVWAYVQSIPERDRVIIGMGKRDVAFDAGLPIPALRYHPGWSEPVTPPADWKLTRIMDQHAFLQVEEGADIHVGDMIAFDISHPCLTFDKWRYLCIVDSSYHVVDIVETFF
- a CDS encoding helix-turn-helix transcriptional regulator gives rise to the protein MNIGETIRNYRLQKGMSQGDIEKRTGLLRCYLSRVENGHTIPSLDTLAKIASAMDVPLAHFFADRHHAPSKNGKDLPQWTEDEVKFLAQFRRYSGNLNDSDRKLVLAMVKKLATGAGR
- a CDS encoding DUF1801 domain-containing protein; protein product: MHDGCPVACLGDAPFGYVNVFTSHVNVGFFHGASLPDPTRLLEGSGRFMRHVKLKPGTATDIAALRRLIRVAYSDIKARVENG
- a CDS encoding DUF4337 domain-containing protein, encoding MYDDSISQDDVQELHEHAEHAQHDRSLLPVSFSMSVLAVLVAVVTLLGHRAHTEEVVAQIRATDTWAEYQAVNTRRHTYEVFGEFIEITPPKDPAAAQKMHDSFLHQSQQYEDRRKELRSEAEQLEQEVRGDERKANRFDFGEALLEVALVITSITLLTRRRPFWHIGTAIGVLGIVVAATGVFVR
- a CDS encoding GNAT family N-acetyltransferase, giving the protein MSAAAETLHRPRVAIVPADNPVRIDAIRELFQEYAESLSFNLCFQSFEQELAALPGEYAPWSGMLLLAQVNDEPAGCVALRRLGANSASEDDEILAELDICEMKRLYVRPQFRGIGVGRELVDAILKCAAAIGYRRMRLDTVPAEMGTAVEMYLRLGFVEIAPYRENPVPGAKYLELDVRAWQATRQNARQT
- the fabG gene encoding 3-oxoacyl-[acyl-carrier-protein] reductase translates to MKPLEGRVALVTGASQGIGRACALRLAAQGARVALAARNADKLQQVEAEIAAAGGEAGSFTMDVAQEEQIKSATKAALERFGKIDILVNNAGITRDQLVMRMKRADWEAVLDTNLTGPYLCIQAVIGSMLKQRWGRIINITSIFGQMGQTGQANYSASKAGLIGLTMSVAREVASRNITVNAVAPGWIQTAMTEVLSQELRDTMSKTIPLGRAGTDQEVAHAVCFLASPDSGYITGHVLNVNGGMLMG
- the gltX gene encoding glutamate--tRNA ligase, which encodes MASSGKVRVRFAPSPTGLLHVGNARTALFNWLFARQKKGVHVLRIEDTDVERSEARFEAQLLDDLRWLGIDWDEGPDVGGHFGPYRQSDRMDIYQRYAERLLEEGKAYLCFCTAEELERERREAAEKHLPQVYSGKCRHCDPVEAKRRRESGEPAAIRLKIPEHPIHFHDIVRGDVTFDNESVSDPIIVRSSGVPVYNYVVVVDDAEMKITHVIRGDDHLSNTPKQVALYEALGFPVPEFAHLSTILGPDRERLSKRHGATSISQFREMGILPEALVNYLALLGWAPTGGTRETFTPRELIKEFSLERVTPSPAVFDFEKLYWLNRHYIKAADAQRIVALSLPYFSKSGLVPEEPSAELREWIEKVIALLVPYVDRLDQLTDKAKLLFEYDASHAVSAEDNQPLLTSDVGRKVVSAFQAEVHASSNGFSAESFKALINRIKEGTGAKGKELFHPIRIVLTGSHSGPDFDRVIPLIETGSHLNLPRHVMSVRERAEAFQRAWQQ
- a CDS encoding shikimate kinase, encoding MAGESELVILVGFMGAGKTTVGRELAKVLNWPFYDLDALIEGRTGRTVPALFAEQGEPAYRKLEAQSLRELLQTLEDEPAVIALGGGAFVQETIRQILRDNSASVVHLDVGLEEALHR